The region AGAGTGAGTCATGGACAGATGTGGTGGAGAAATCCGGTGAtttaccaaaacaaaacatcatttaCAATcagataataattaaaatggaaataatataAGTTATAtatcacaaatttccccactgtgggacaataaaggtctattattattattatattattattattattattattatattctttCTGTGAAGCCCGGTACCAATTGATCCATGGACCTGTACTGGTCCGCGGCCCTAACACTGACCCTaaactatccctaaccctaaccttaaacctaacactaaactaaccctaacccaaccccaggcctaaactaaccctaaccccttgctagccctaaactaaccctaacccaatgctagccctaaactaaccctaaactatccttaacccctaaccctaaccctctactCTGCACAGAGTAGGACTCAAACCTGGATCATCTTGCtctgcaccactgtgccacctGAATATCAAGATTCCTCAACGATAATTATCGCTGCTTTGTTAATATATGCACAAACTAAACCACTTCCTACTACAGGAGGCTGTTGAAACCAGCATGTGAAGCTCTACTGCCGCACAGATCAATAGTAGATCATGTGGGCCCAGTGAAGTGAGTCTAGCTACACCTGTCGCTATCCCTGTTTTAAATGatcacatgaataaataaagattataaCAATATTATGATCTGTAATGAAACATTTCTATTTACTTGAACAGTTAAAATATCCCcaaggtttatttattaatcaaGAAGAGCTAGTTTGGTTACAATAAAGGTGCAGGGTAAATTGAAATAACACAGTATTACTGTTCTAATGATACCTTTTACACCATAAACAATAGTTAAACAAAtctgacaggttttttttaatgaagtttgATAATCAAACCAAGCACCACTCAAACAACTGTCCCGtctaaagagaaagagaaaatgaaaacagaaagttTGTTCATCTAATTCAGttgattattttgaaatgaataaatctaTTCTGTCTGATTCcatcttgttttatttgtcaggtCCTCCTGACTGTGACTGATTCCTATCCACGTATCACAACGAACGTCCTATTggtgacgtgatgacgtcactTTTCTGACGTACCCCGCTTCGAGGACTACCGGGGTCTTTATTTGTGTCTGGTTGAAGCCGTCAACCGTGGAGGCTGCTGCCGACTCCGACCGCGATCCGGATTCAACTACAAAGatcagaagaagcagctgatcGTTTTTAACACGGCGAGAGATGGACAACAGCAAACGGACGGTAGTCGTTACGGGTTCGTTCGTCTTTTATCAACTATTCCTGTCGTGTCTTGTGACCAACTGGACAGCAAGGTGAAGTGGAGTAAAAGTTGTGTCGATGACAGCTAGTCTGGCTTTAATGGCGTCTGCTGCTCCTGCTCGAGTCAGCGACACTTGTAGACAGTTAGCAGAAACATTTCCCTCCTCGTTTTATCCGTGATGTATGTGTGACACAAGAGGCTAACGATAAATATAGTAATGGCAAATTATCTTTTTGTTGTATCAGATTATGTCTGTCTTGAAAGGCCACGACAAACAAAGCCAGTTAAATATTTAGGTGTAAAAACAGAACCAAGATCAACAGAGATCAGAACATCACCAGAGCTTCGATTGATTTAATAGCTGCTATTTTCATAAATGATGTGACGAATTATAATCAGTGTTTTTTTCAGGCATTTGATTTGGTTGTTATCATGATAGCAGAGTTACAGTAaaagattattgattattgaaacAACAAATGACGGTCTAATTATCTAATTTagaaaaatgaccaaaatattttgcattttggttGGTCTTCCAACCAAAATAAGGAGAGACTTTATTGTAATCCTGAAAACATCTTAATCTTAACTGTATGAAGAAAAATGCTGGAGTTTTCCTTCTTCATGGCTGTGTAttatgaggttgttttttttttgttggatttgtGCTCAACTCAGACCTTAGTCCAGACATCTGGACAAACTGGTTAAAAGAAACCTTAAAGCTAACCAAATCACTGTCTTCAATTTATGTGTGTTGTATTCTGAATAATTGTTTGTGTGAAAggcatttcattttcttctggtTTGGGTCCCACTGAGCTCTTAGATGCTGctttacatgtttatttttagaaaaaaaacactgcattgCTTTGACTTGAATATGAAAAAACCCAAGCTAAATAAATAAGTCCTtttaatattcttttatttcttcaaatTATTTTCCAGAGTTGTGGAAGCTAACACAACTAGTGACTTGTTTTCAGACACAAAGAGGTGCTGAAGCTGGCAGTCCCAGCTGATAGAGGATCGTTTCTTGCTTGGGAACTGCCCCGACACAATAGCGACCGACTGGCAGCTGCCGGCCCCTTGCTATGCTCCTTTTCAGCAGCCTGTCAGACAGACTGATGCCCCCTCCGCTCAGTCCCCAGGGACCTGCTGACCCTCAGAAGGGTGTTGGTGGAAGGGGAACAGTTATAGATCCCTATCCAAACAAGCTTGAGTGAATACCCCtaagctgctgctgcattttGTAGGTCTCATGGAGGGATACATGGTTAGGAGTTTTAGTGAACCATTGATTATAATTAGACGCTTCAAGGAAAGCACTAATGGAAATACTGAAACTGCAGAAACTCAACTAAAAACAAACACGCCAACTCATACAACCATCTCTTTTAACCATTACAGCATGCAGAACGTGTAATATTACAAGGACTTTCACAAaccaaaatgaaatgcaaccatgTGTTTGCTGCTTGTGTTGTTATGTAATGTCATTGCGTGTAGAGACATGAACTCCTTCATAGTTCATAGTTCACTCACCTTTGTAACATGTTTTGCAGGTTTTGGGCCATTTGGAGAGCACACTGTCAACGCAAGCTGGGTTGCAGTACAGGTGTGATTCACCTCTTCTGTTTGCatgctctttttttcctgtggatGACATCAGCATGAAGTTCTTAAATCAGTAGAAGACTGTTGTTAATCATTATAGTAAATGACGTCATTGAAATACAAGACGGTGCATTGATTATAAATGGGTTGTATCTCTATGGCTTGTTTTTTCCATATTGCTCATAAGGAGCTTTGATGGTTGCGGACCGGCTTCACGCCGTGCAGCAGTGCGTCCGCAGTCGTCTGCTTTCTATGGGGGAAACTGCATGTGGGGGATGACCGGGGTTGTCAGGGTGTCTAGACAGGCTTGATAAGGATATTGAAGACAAACAATAGGCCGCATTGTGGCGAGGTCACAGACGTGGTCAAACAAGCCTCTTTCAATACAAGTGGGGGTCAGTGTCCAGGGCCATTTGTCCTGCAGGAAAATTGGGGGAGGTGTTGGTTTACTATGACTCTATGATTTAAAAGCAAATTTGTCTCATATGTgtctggttttttgttttttttgggccTTTTCAAACTAAAGATTGCATTAGTTGTGGGTCATCTACAAATCACGAAAATTTcgtaatttttttgttgaacaaCTTGATATTAAATCCTCCTGACCCTATGATGGTAGCCACTCAGGTCTGTAAAGCTTTGCTTAATCAGTAGCAGTTGGAgatcattgttttgttttgttttttgtcagagaTGTTtccagaaaacagaaaatgcttttttttaatagcaAAGATGGATTTCAGCTTTAATATTTTTCGCTGTACTGACAGGAATTGAAGAAACTGGGACTGGGGAGTGAAGTGGACTTGCATGTATCAGAGGTTCCTGTCGAGTATCAGACAGTCCAGAGTTTGGTCCCTTCATTATGGAAGCAGCATCGGCCCTTGGTAAGAGGAGATAATGATATGACCTAACCACATtattacctccaccaaggaggtAATGTTAGTCTGTTAGCAGGAATAACAAGAAATGTTATGAATAgattttgattaaatgttttcaagagGGTTGTATGGCCCTTTGGGATCAGTTTATTAATCTAAGAGTATTCAACTAAATTGCAAAAGGTCTACTAAGTCAGCATTCCTCCCCTGCTGTGGTTCAGTCGAAAGGCTTCATGGCCCAGATGCTTTCACAGCCCGCAGGCTTGCATAAATGTCAGCGATGatccatatttattttaaagcaatctttcattgtctgttttttttaaacagctggTAGTTCATGTCGGAGTCTCGGGTATGGCCACCACTGTCACTCTGGAAAAGTGCGGCAGAAATCATGGCTATAAGGGCCTGGATAACAGCAGCTTTCGACCAGATTCACagtgttgcattgtgggaggCCCAGACTGTATTGACTCCGTTATTGACATGGAATCAGTCTGCAAGCGAGTGGCTGCATCAGGACTGGGAGTAGCTGTGTCTGTGTCCAAAGATGCAGGaaggtatttatttaatttatttatttccttttaattaTAATGAGTGAATGGTTAGTTAATGATGATATTCATAGTTGTTATTCACGCAATGATTTTAAAGCGCTTTTGTTAAAATTGTCAGCACATATGTACCCATTAATCAGGCAGAGAAAGCTATTCTGTGtccaaaaaatttaaataaatctctACTATAGCGCTTTAATATTCATATAGCCAGGccgttttctcatttttttatttgttctcgTCCCAATCAGGTATCTGTGCGATTTCACCTACTACACGTCCTTATATCTGAGCCACGGTCGCTCTGCCTTCATTCATGTGCCTCCTCTTGGAAAGCCTTACAGCAGGGAAGACCTGGGTCGTGCGCTGCAGGCCATCGTCCGAGAGATGTTGGAGCTGCTGGACCAGGCAGAAGAGAAGATCCACTGCCAGCAGCACTTCCACTAAGTGACCTCCCAAGTTGCCAACCAGCCTCTCCAGCCTTCACCACACAAGATATGTTTTGCACGGAACTGCAAATCGagaaaatttgtgttttttaaatttttgtctaCTCTTTGGACGAAATGAAAACTTCAGTGTCTGGGAtctttcaagtgtttttttttcctctttgttttagGTTATCACGTGATGTTTTGCTCACACTGATTgatttaacttttattatatCCTGATGGTGAGAAGATAAAATTTGACGTCTCAGACAAACCTCGGATATTGTAACATAACATTTTGTCCCAAATTTGAGGAACATTAAACATTCTGACTCTGGAGATTACAATGCATGAAAAGCCTTATGTTCATCATGAAAATATAGGAGAAATGTGATACTCTTAGTTGTTGATATGTAGAGGATCTATAATGTGGCACATTACAACCTGGAACTCCAAATGTGACCGCTATTATGCACCTTATGTGGTTAGGAAATGGTTGTAAAAGTCACATTTGGGAAAGCTGTGCTCCACAGGATTTAACCTTTATTATGCTTCATTCTCAATTCTTTAACTTTGTTCAGTCACATTATATTTTGTTAAACAGGTGTTTGCACCTCAGTCTATACAAGGGATCAACGTATGTGATGCATTGTTTTAAGGAGAAATGTTTAGAAGTAAGCTGTGTTTGCTAACTACCATTTTCTTTCTAACTACATCGTGTTCCAACTGCGTTTCACACCtaatgttgaattttttttctttagtccTTTTTCTTTATAAGAAGTTAAAAATTTGCCTTCTTTTACAAAGGTTATTTAAATCAGGGAACGGGTTGGTTCCAACTCATTTTCCCCAGTTTAGCACCCCATTGACGATAAAGTCCcccaccaaaaaacaaaaaaacaaaagactgaGATCTGTCCCCAAGCTGTGCAATGTTATTTTACAGATCttatgttttggttttttttagataaGTGTTTGTCTGAGACAACTTTGAATTTTAGGATTGTTACCACATAAATTCAGTTTCCTGTTCTAAATCTatcctatttttttctgttcgaTATTTCCTGCTTTTCTAATTTAATACAGTAATTACTCACTGAATTGTGAAAAGAAACTGAAAAGACCGCACTGGAATTATGGGCAGTGAAGTTCTTTTTACTGTTGGTTAATACAACTATATGTAGCATAACTTTTCAAAAATGCacaaattgtttgtttttttaatcttatactGTAGGAAAAAACTTAACTTGTTTTTGCAACATTCAAAGCCAAATTGCAGAATCCCAAATTCTTGCTTATTTTCCACATTGGTTTCAgacttaatttttattaaacattaatttaaagctttttttgttgtttccctCATTGAATCAAATATAGCTGCTTTACTTTAGGATTTGATTTGATGAAGCGATTCCTTgaatagttttattttcatccacTTGAACT is a window of Antennarius striatus isolate MH-2024 chromosome 7, ASM4005453v1, whole genome shotgun sequence DNA encoding:
- the pgpep1 gene encoding pyroglutamyl-peptidase 1; this encodes MDNSKRTVVVTGFGPFGEHTVNASWVAVQELKKLGLGSEVDLHVSEVPVEYQTVQSLVPSLWKQHRPLLVVHVGVSGMATTVTLEKCGRNHGYKGLDNSSFRPDSQCCIVGGPDCIDSVIDMESVCKRVAASGLGVAVSVSKDAGRYLCDFTYYTSLYLSHGRSAFIHVPPLGKPYSREDLGRALQAIVREMLELLDQAEEKIHCQQHFH